From Xiphophorus hellerii strain 12219 chromosome 20, Xiphophorus_hellerii-4.1, whole genome shotgun sequence, the proteins below share one genomic window:
- the id1 gene encoding DNA-binding protein inhibitor ID-1, producing MKVVGSTCALKSKVGGEIGLSDQSLAISKCKIPLLDEQMNVFLQDMNSCYSKLKELVPTLPTNKKASKVEILQHVIDYIWDLQVELDEPEKSRQQHAVPRTPLTTLNAELASISVENGCSEERIMCR from the exons ATGAAGGTTGTCGGATCTACCTGCGCCCTGAAGAGCAAGGTCGGCGGAGAGATCGGCCTGTCCGACCAGAGCCTGGCCATCTCCAAGTGCAAGATCCCGCTGCTGGACGAGCAGATGAACGTCTTCCTGCAGGACATGAACAGCTGCTACAGCAAGCTGAAGGAGCTCGTGCCCACGCTGCCCACCAACAAGAAGGCGAGCAAAGTGGAGATCCTGCAGCACGTCATCGACTACATCTGGGACCTGCAGGTCGAGCTGGACGAGCCGGAGAAGAGCCGCCAGCAGCACGCGGTGCCCCGCACGCCGCTGACCACGCTGAACGCGGAGCTGGCCAGCATCTCGGTGGAG AACGGCTGCTCAGAAGAGAGGATAATGTGCCGCTAA